Proteins from one Sphingopyxis terrae subsp. terrae NBRC 15098 genomic window:
- the ileS gene encoding isoleucine--tRNA ligase, protein MTDSTSAPDQRDYRDTVFLPKTDFPMKAGLPQKEPLILAKWLESNLEAQIREARRGRDQFILHDGPPYANGDMHIGHALNHILKDMVVRTQTLKGKDAPYVPGWDCHGLPIEWKVEEQYRKKKLNKDEVPVEEFRAECRAYAQHWVDTQREQLKRLGIGGDWDHPYLTMDYEAEATIVRELLKFAANDMLYRGAKPVMWSPVEKTALAEAEVEYEDIVSTQIDVAFEIVESPIAELVGAHAVIWTTTPWTIPVNQALAYGPEVEYVLVATARGQAKMLNPGDPMPLVEDLKYLVAAPLLDEFHKRIKHSVHGFAPGTVVKTIKGSDLAGTIARHPMHALGGFFARPRPFLAGDFVTTDSGTGLVHMSPDHGEDDFDLCKANGLDPVFAVEGDGKYREDWGWLGGQGSVINPKFNAPDGPICSDLREAGALLAASADYKHSYPHSWRSKAKIIFRCTPQWFVPMDKVMTHIEPKTRSERRWEGEGGAINPAEEGLCDAPTLRQAAMQAIDDTRFVPAKGRNRIGSMVEGRPDWVLSRQRAWGVPITLFVDRKTGQYLNDPLVNDRIVAAVKEAGVDAWSDARAQEYLGDSYNAADYERITDILDVWFDSGCTHAFVLESGRWPALIRHDGGTHSADLYLEGSDQHRGWFQSSLLESCGTRGQAPYKAVLTHGFTMDAKGFKMSKSLGNTISPIDLMRDYGADILRLWALSVDFTEDHRIGKEILAGVADQYRKLRNTFRYLLGALDGFTEEERITDVAAMPELERYMLSLLADLDAKLRQAVDDFDYNAYTRLLADFCNEDLSAFYFDIRKDVLYCDLGPAAPLGTDTRRAYRSVLDVLFHALVRYAAPVLVFTSEEVWGTRYPDAGSVHLLEWPDFAALLRHPCEGGGPASNDGEKLDSRLRGNDELIEKWAQIRGTRALVTERIEPLRREKTIRSSLEAEVWLPSEAGDVDYEEIFITSTVHQGDWDVKRTENHKCGRCWRHLPEVTADGALCNRCETVLDAQ, encoded by the coding sequence ATGACCGACAGCACCTCCGCCCCCGATCAGCGCGATTACCGCGACACCGTCTTCCTGCCCAAGACCGACTTTCCGATGAAGGCCGGCCTGCCGCAGAAGGAGCCGCTGATTCTGGCGAAATGGCTCGAGAGCAATCTGGAGGCGCAGATTCGCGAAGCGCGCCGCGGCCGCGACCAGTTCATCCTCCACGACGGCCCGCCCTACGCCAATGGCGACATGCACATCGGCCATGCGCTCAACCATATCCTGAAGGACATGGTTGTCCGCACCCAGACGCTGAAGGGCAAAGACGCGCCCTATGTTCCAGGCTGGGATTGCCACGGCCTGCCGATCGAGTGGAAGGTCGAGGAACAATATCGCAAGAAAAAGCTCAACAAGGACGAGGTTCCGGTCGAGGAGTTCCGCGCCGAGTGTCGCGCCTATGCGCAGCATTGGGTCGACACCCAGCGCGAGCAGCTCAAGCGTCTCGGCATCGGCGGCGACTGGGACCATCCGTATCTGACGATGGATTATGAGGCCGAGGCGACCATCGTGCGCGAACTCTTAAAATTCGCCGCCAATGACATGCTCTATCGCGGCGCCAAGCCGGTGATGTGGTCGCCGGTCGAAAAGACCGCGCTCGCCGAGGCCGAAGTCGAATATGAGGATATCGTCTCGACCCAGATCGACGTGGCGTTCGAGATCGTTGAAAGCCCGATCGCGGAGCTGGTCGGCGCGCATGCGGTGATCTGGACAACGACGCCTTGGACGATCCCGGTGAACCAGGCTTTGGCCTATGGGCCGGAGGTTGAATATGTGCTGGTAGCTACCGCGCGTGGCCAAGCCAAAATGCTCAACCCCGGCGATCCAATGCCCTTAGTTGAAGATCTCAAATATCTAGTCGCTGCACCGTTGCTGGACGAGTTCCACAAGCGCATCAAACATTCAGTGCACGGGTTCGCACCGGGCACCGTCGTAAAAACGATCAAAGGCAGCGACCTCGCCGGCACCATCGCCCGCCACCCGATGCACGCACTCGGCGGCTTCTTTGCGCGTCCGCGCCCCTTCCTCGCGGGCGATTTCGTCACCACCGACAGCGGCACGGGCCTCGTCCATATGTCGCCCGATCACGGCGAAGACGACTTCGACCTCTGCAAGGCGAATGGGCTCGACCCCGTCTTCGCGGTCGAGGGCGACGGCAAATATCGCGAGGACTGGGGCTGGCTCGGCGGTCAGGGATCGGTGATCAACCCCAAGTTCAACGCCCCCGACGGCCCGATCTGCTCAGACCTTCGCGAAGCCGGTGCGCTACTGGCCGCCAGCGCCGACTATAAGCACAGCTATCCGCACAGTTGGCGCTCGAAGGCCAAGATCATCTTCCGCTGCACCCCGCAATGGTTCGTGCCGATGGACAAGGTGATGACGCATATCGAGCCCAAGACGCGCAGCGAACGGCGCTGGGAAGGCGAAGGCGGCGCGATCAACCCCGCCGAAGAGGGCCTGTGCGACGCCCCGACCTTGCGGCAGGCGGCGATGCAGGCGATCGACGACACGCGCTTCGTCCCCGCCAAGGGCCGCAACCGCATCGGGTCGATGGTCGAAGGACGCCCCGACTGGGTGCTCAGCCGCCAGCGCGCATGGGGCGTGCCGATCACGCTGTTCGTCGACCGCAAGACCGGGCAATATCTCAACGACCCGCTTGTCAACGACCGCATCGTCGCGGCGGTGAAGGAAGCCGGCGTCGATGCGTGGAGCGACGCGCGCGCGCAGGAATATCTCGGCGATAGCTACAATGCCGCCGATTACGAGCGCATCACCGACATTCTCGACGTCTGGTTCGATTCGGGCTGCACCCACGCCTTCGTCCTCGAAAGCGGTCGCTGGCCCGCGCTCATCCGCCACGACGGCGGCACCCACAGCGCCGACCTCTATCTCGAAGGCAGCGACCAGCATCGCGGCTGGTTCCAGTCGTCGCTGCTCGAAAGCTGCGGCACGCGCGGGCAGGCGCCGTACAAGGCCGTCCTCACCCACGGCTTCACGATGGACGCCAAGGGCTTCAAAATGTCGAAGTCGCTGGGCAACACGATCAGCCCGATCGACCTGATGCGCGACTATGGCGCCGACATCCTGCGCCTGTGGGCGCTCAGCGTCGATTTCACCGAGGATCACCGCATCGGCAAGGAAATCCTCGCCGGGGTCGCCGACCAGTATCGCAAACTGCGCAATACCTTCCGCTACCTGCTCGGCGCGCTCGACGGGTTTACGGAGGAAGAACGCATCACCGACGTCGCGGCGATGCCCGAACTCGAACGCTATATGCTCTCGCTGCTCGCCGATCTCGACGCGAAGCTGCGCCAAGCGGTCGATGATTTCGACTATAACGCCTACACGCGCCTCCTCGCCGATTTCTGCAACGAGGATCTGTCGGCCTTTTATTTCGATATCCGCAAGGACGTCCTCTACTGCGACCTCGGCCCCGCCGCGCCGCTCGGCACCGACACCCGCCGCGCCTATCGCAGCGTGCTCGACGTGCTGTTCCACGCCCTCGTCCGCTACGCCGCGCCGGTGCTCGTGTTCACCAGCGAAGAAGTATGGGGCACGCGCTATCCCGACGCGGGCAGCGTCCACCTGCTGGAGTGGCCGGATTTCGCCGCCCTCCTCCGTCACCCCTGCGAAGGCGGGGGTCCAGCTTCCAACGACGGTGAAAAGCTGGATTCCCGCCTTCGCGGGAATGACGAGTTGATTGAGAAGTGGGCGCAAATCCGCGGCACCCGCGCTCTCGTCACCGAACGCATCGAGCCGCTGCGCCGCGAAAAGACCATCCGCTCCAGCCTCGAAGCCGAAGTATGGCTCCCGAGCGAAGCCGGCGACGTCGATTATGAGGAAATCTTCATCACCTCGACCGTCCATCAAGGCGACTGGGACGTGAAGCGCACCGAAAACCACAAATGCGGCCGCTGCTGGCGCCATCTGCCCGAAGTGACCGCCGACGGCGCCTTGTGCAATCGCTGCGAGACGGTATTGGACGCGCAATGA
- a CDS encoding glycerophosphodiester phosphodiesterase family protein, whose amino-acid sequence MTDSDDWAAGLSGPPKKPMKRGTKIFLWLFAALVAWLTLSNATWLAPDPVGKRVLIAHRGVSQLFDHRGVTDDSCTATRIHPPEHAYIENSLPSMKVAIGRDAGAVKFDVAATKDGRLAVFHDWTLDCRTEGKGNIRDRTMAELKRLDIGYGYTADGGKTFPLRGKGVGLMPSLDDVLRDLGHASLIVNFKSRDPREGALALAAFARAGIDPNQPRFGFFGNARVLQPIRARAPRAWTLDPEGAKRCTGDYIKFGWSGWYPPSCVGGTIMVPLDYQWAYWGWPDRLQARAAAHGTRVLMTGARGDKQGGMGLWRVDQLTRIPASFTGYVWIDDIYNLGPALRPRQK is encoded by the coding sequence ATGACCGACAGCGACGACTGGGCCGCCGGCCTCTCCGGCCCGCCCAAAAAGCCGATGAAGCGCGGCACCAAAATCTTCCTCTGGCTCTTCGCCGCGCTCGTCGCCTGGCTCACCCTGTCGAACGCGACCTGGCTCGCGCCCGATCCCGTCGGCAAGCGCGTCCTGATCGCGCACCGCGGCGTTTCGCAGCTTTTCGACCATCGCGGCGTCACCGACGACAGTTGCACCGCGACGCGCATCCATCCGCCCGAACATGCCTATATCGAAAACAGCCTGCCTTCGATGAAGGTCGCGATCGGCCGCGATGCCGGGGCGGTGAAGTTCGACGTCGCGGCGACGAAGGACGGCCGGCTTGCGGTGTTCCACGACTGGACGCTCGACTGCCGCACCGAGGGCAAGGGCAATATTCGCGACCGCACGATGGCCGAACTCAAACGGCTCGACATCGGCTACGGCTATACCGCCGACGGCGGAAAAACCTTCCCCCTGCGCGGCAAGGGGGTGGGATTGATGCCCAGCCTCGACGATGTGCTGCGCGACCTCGGCCATGCGTCGCTGATCGTCAACTTCAAGTCGCGCGACCCGCGCGAAGGCGCGCTGGCGCTCGCCGCCTTTGCCCGCGCGGGGATCGATCCGAACCAGCCGCGATTCGGCTTTTTCGGCAATGCGCGCGTGCTCCAGCCGATCCGCGCCCGCGCGCCGCGCGCCTGGACGCTCGACCCCGAAGGTGCCAAGCGCTGCACCGGCGATTACATCAAGTTCGGCTGGTCGGGCTGGTATCCGCCGAGCTGCGTCGGCGGCACAATTATGGTGCCGCTCGACTATCAATGGGCCTATTGGGGCTGGCCCGACCGCCTGCAGGCGCGCGCGGCGGCGCACGGCACCCGCGTCCTGATGACCGGCGCCCGCGGCGACAAACAGGGCGGCATGGGCCTGTGGCGCGTCGACCAGCTTACGCGCATCCCGGCCAGCTTTACCGGCTATGTGTGGATCGACGACATCTACAATCTCGGCCCGGCGCTCCGCCCGCGCCAGAAATAG